One window from the genome of Diospyros lotus cultivar Yz01 chromosome 11, ASM1463336v1, whole genome shotgun sequence encodes:
- the LOC127812729 gene encoding uncharacterized protein LOC127812729: protein MKAYVDDMIVKSRQGESHASQLEKVFAIFRKNNMRLNPDKCTFGVKSGKFLGYMITHRGIEANLEKVQAVIDMQPPSSVREVQRLNGRLTALGRFLSKQAKRSLPFCKALKGGKSFQWTPECEKDFQELKAYLKKIPLLTRSGSRRKIMPIPGISHQAVSVVLVRQLGQIDSLFQGTFEAREPLLARYLQKVKELAPTFECFELIQINRSLNHHADALSKLASAQDTSRRLIHMEVLQRPSVETSEEGVHCIDVVDDWRTLILKYLLNQELSAAPSEAKRMKTKAARFAVIGQELYKRGYSVPLIKCLGTREANQALEEVHEETAVSISVPERWLGKSYE, encoded by the exons ATGAAGGCATACGTGGACGACATGATAGTAAAGAGCAGGCAAGGTGAGTCTCATGCCAGTCAACTTGAGAAAGTCTTCGCAATATTTAGAAAGAATAACATGCGCCTGAACCCGGACAAATGTACGTTCGGAGTAAAGTCGGGAAAATTTTTGGGATATATGATCACTCACAGAGGGATAGAGGCCAACCTTGAAAAAGTGCAAGCAGTAATTGACATGCAGCCCCCATCCTCTGTAAGAGAAGTTCAAAGATTGAATGGTCGATTGACGGCCTTGGGCAGATTCCTCTCCAAGCAAGCTAAGCGCAGCCTCCCTTTCTGCAAGGCTTTAAAGGGAGGCAAGAGCTTTCAGTGGACTCCTGAGTGCGAGAAAGATTTCCAAGAGTTGAAAGCATATCTAAAGAAGATTCCTCTATTGACACGGTCCGGAAGTCGGAGAAAAATTATGCCTATACCTGGGATCAGCCATCAGGCGGTAAGTGTCGTTCTCGTCAGACAACTCGGCCAGATTGACAGCCTG TTCCAAGGCACTTTTGAAGCAAGGGAACCACTATTGGCCCGTTATTTACAGAAGGTAAAGGAGCTCGCTCCTACGTTCGAATGCTTTGAACTCATTCAGATCAATAGGTCTCTTAATCATCACGCTGATGCACTGTCCAAACTGGCCTCCGCTCAAGACACCTCAAGACGATTGATTCACATGGAGGTCCTACAACGACCGAGTGTGGAAACAAGTGAAGAGGGTGTTCATTGCATTGATGTAGTTGACGATTGGAGAACGCTGATATTGAAATATCTGCTTAATCAGGAGCTTTCAGCGGCACCCTCGGAGGCAAAAAGGATGAAGACCAAGGCAGCCCGCTTTGCAGTTATTGGCCAAGAGCTGTATAAGAGAGGGTATTCAGTACCATTAATCAAGTGCTTGGGAACACGGGAGGCAAATCAGGCCCTGGAAGAAGTTCATGAGGAGACTGCAGTGAGCATCTCGGTGCCAGAGCGTTGGTTGGGAAAATCCTACGAGtag